The DNA region AGTCAATGTTTTCGCGCAGGCGCTCATAGTGCACGTCCTGCCGATTGGTCAGCACCGTATTGATCACCGCAAGGCCGACAGCCCCGCCGAGGTTACGAGTCAGGTTGAACAGTCCGGACGCACCACGGATACGTGAAGGCGGCATCGTGCCGAGCGCGATGTTGTTGATTGGCACCATGCACATCATCAACCCGAAGCCGCGCAGGATCTGCGGGATGAGGAGCTCGTAGAAGTCCCAGTCATCCGTCAGATGTGTCATGATGAAGGTACCGGCCGCGAAGCTGGTAAAGCCGATTGCCATCATCAGGCGCAGGTCCATCTTTGTCGACAACCGGCCAGCGATCGGTGCGGTGAGGAACATCGCAAGCCCAGACACGAACATGGTCTCGCCGATCATCAGCGAATCGTAGCCGCGGATGCGCCCCAGATAGACCGGGTAGATATAGGTGAGGCCGTATAGCCCGATCCCCATGACGAATGAGAACACGGAACCGAAGGAGAAATTCCTGTTGGTAAAGGCCCTGAGGTCGACGACGGGAAAGTCCACGGTGAAGGCGCGATAGAAGAAGATGATCGCGCCTGCCGCGGAAGCCACAGCACCGGCGACGATATAGTCATCGTTGAACCAGTCGTTCGAACTGCCTTCCTCCAGCACGTATTCCAGTGCGCCGAGGAAGATGCCCATGGAGAGGAGCCCCCACCAGTCGAATTTCCTGAAGAGCGACAGTTCCGGTTTGTCGAAATCGATGAAATTCCAGGTGACGGTCGCCACCACAATGCCGGGAATGACGTTGACGAGAAACAGCCAGTGCCACGAGAAGGCGTGACTGAGATAACCGCCGACGGTCGGGCCGATCGTCGGCGCAAGCGTGGCGATCAGGCCGATGATCGGCGAGACGATGCTGCGCTTCGACGGCGGGAAGATGGTGAAGGCTGCCGCAAAGACCGATGGGATCATGCCGCCACCGATAAAGCCCTGGATGGCCCGGTAGACTATCATCTGGTCGATGTTCGTTGCCGTTGCGCAGAGCACGCTCGACAGCGTGAAGCCGGCAGCTGAGATCGCGAAAAGGTAGCGTGTCGAGATGATGCGCGCGAGAGTGCCCGACAGCGGAATCATGATGACTTCCGCAATCAGGTAGGACGTCTGCACCCAGCCGATCTCATCCGAGCCGGCGGAAAGGCCGGCCTGAATTTCCGCGAGCGATGCAGAGACGATCTGGATGTCGAGGATCGACATGAACATGCCAAGCACCATCGCAAAGAACGCGATGAGCTTGCGCGGGTCCATTCGCTCTTCGGCACCAGCGCCCGGAATGGCTCCTGCTGTAGCGGTGGTGGTAGCCATTGGCCCTACTCCGGCTGGCTGGTCACTTTGCTGCCTGCTCTGCAGCGGGCGCCGTGCGGGTATCGACATCGACGACGACGCTCAGACCGGCGCGCAGACGGCCGCTGTTAAGCGCATCCTGAGACAGGGCAATGCGGACCGGGACGCGCTGTATGATCTTGGTGAAATTGCCCGTCGCATTCTCCGGCGGCAGCAGCGAGAAGACCGAGCCGGAAGCCGGCGAAATCGACTCCACGGTGCCAACGATCGGATGATCGTCGTAGGCATCGACATGCACGTTGACTCTCGAGCCTGGAACCAGGTGCTGGATCTGCGTTTCCTTGAAATTGGCGTCGATATAGAGTTGGCGCACTGGAACGAGCGCCATCAGACGCTGCCCCGGCGAAACGAGGTCGCCTTCCTGAACCGAACGGTTGCCGACGACGCCATCATAAGGCGCCTTGAGGACAGTGAAGGAGAGGTCACGGGCAGCCTTGTCCCGCTGGAGTTCGAGCGTGCGGACCGAACCTTCGGCTTCCTTGCGCTGCGCATCGAGAATGGCGATGTTGGCTTCCGATGACTTGATGCTGGCATCTCCGCCGATGAGATTGGCCTTGGCCTGGTCGAGAGCGATGTTGGCGTTGTCGAGATCGGCTGTCGTGCCGACCGCTTTCGCCTGAAGCTCCGACTGCCGCTTTTGAGTGATCTCGGCGCCGCGAACCGCTGCCTCGAGAGCGACCTTGGAAGCCTGCGCTTGCGCAAGCGCCGCCTTGGCGCCCTCGATCTGCGCGTCGATACGGCTCAGCGACAGCTTTTCAGTCGCGATCTGGGCTTCGGCCTGTTCGAGCGCATTCTGATAATCGCCATTGTCGAGCGTGGCGAGCACGTCACCGGCCTTCACCTGCTGGTTGGCGAAGACGTTCACCTTGGCGACATAGCCGGTGACCTTCGGCGAGATCGTTGCGATATCGCCTTCAATATAGGCGTCATCGGTCGAGACCATGAAGCGGCCGTTCGTCCACCATTCGTAGCCGTACCATGCACCGCCTGCGAAGAGGGCAAGCGCAATGACCGGCAGCGCCAGGCTGCGGCGCTTCTTCTTTTCCTCGACCTTGCCATCAGGCATCGTCTCAACGCTCTGCACCTGCGGAGCGCCGCGAGCCTCCGCGGTGGGGGCGTCCGCGGAGGCTACGGCTTCCGGCTTGGCCGCTTCGGCCTCGGCGGAATCGCTAACAATGCGTGCAACATTGGTTTTCTGACTGGACGACATGAACAGATACCGGGTAAACGAGTGATAATGATCGAACTGAACGGTTCGGTTCAGTTGACATAGAGCCTTTTTAAAGCCATATCAAGTCACATCGAACCGCGCGGTTCGATTTTTGCTAAAGAATCTTCGCGAGTGCGAACGTGGTTAAGGAGACAATGACAGAGGTTTTCAAAGATTCCGTCTTAGAAGCCCCGGCTGCGAGCGGCCGATGGGCGGCGGGAGAGGATCCGGCAAAGCGCAAACAGATCCTCGAAGGTGCCAAGCGCGTCTTCATGAAACTCGGTTTCGATGCCGCGAGCATGAACGACGTGACGCGCGAGGCAGGTGTTTCAAAAGGAACGCTCTACGTCTACTTCGCGAACAAGGAAGAACTTTTTACCGCGATGATGGAGACCGAGCGCGCCGCCTTTGTCGCCAGCGTGCGTGCGGCTCTCAATGCAAATCCTGACCCGGATACGGCTCTTTATGATTTCGGCATGACCTTCGTCCGGCACACGACCGAAGAAAAGGTCATCAATGCTATACGCACCGTCATCGGGGTGCGCGACCGCATGCCGCACCTCTGTCAACGCTTCTTCACCGGCCCCGAGAACATCCGGACCGTCCTCACCGACTATCTGAAGACGCAGGTCGCCGCCGGGCATTTTGTGATCGAGGATGTCGAACTCGCGGCGCGCCAGTTCCTGGAACTTTGCGGCGGAGGCTTCTTCAAGCTACGCCTCTTGGGCGACATGGCGGGTCCTCCCTCCGAAGAAGAGATGAGCCGTATCATCCGCGGCGCGATCCGCGTTTTCCTTGCGGCTTACGGCACTCACCAGAACCGGTCGGCCTAAACGTCTTCGATTTCGCCCGGCGTCGCACTAAAATCCAGCATTAGCGATCAAGCCCTGCCACCCGGGCGGCAATACCGCGATTCCCTCGCTTTGGCAGAAGTTAAATACCTATTTCGGCGGCAATATTCCCGGCCAGCGCGGTATCGCCGCCTATGGCATCTGCACGCATATCGAAGGAGAAGCCGAGAAGTTCCGCTATGTGGCAGGTGCCGAAGTCACAGACACGGGCGACCCGCGGGAGGGTTCTACTACGCAGGTGCCAAGTCAGCGCTACGCTGTCGTCACCCATCGCGGTCACGTTTCCGC from Rhizobium sullae includes:
- a CDS encoding DHA2 family efflux MFS transporter permease subunit, producing the protein MATTTATAGAIPGAGAEERMDPRKLIAFFAMVLGMFMSILDIQIVSASLAEIQAGLSAGSDEIGWVQTSYLIAEVIMIPLSGTLARIISTRYLFAISAAGFTLSSVLCATATNIDQMIVYRAIQGFIGGGMIPSVFAAAFTIFPPSKRSIVSPIIGLIATLAPTIGPTVGGYLSHAFSWHWLFLVNVIPGIVVATVTWNFIDFDKPELSLFRKFDWWGLLSMGIFLGALEYVLEEGSSNDWFNDDYIVAGAVASAAGAIIFFYRAFTVDFPVVDLRAFTNRNFSFGSVFSFVMGIGLYGLTYIYPVYLGRIRGYDSLMIGETMFVSGLAMFLTAPIAGRLSTKMDLRLMMAIGFTSFAAGTFIMTHLTDDWDFYELLIPQILRGFGLMMCMVPINNIALGTMPPSRIRGASGLFNLTRNLGGAVGLAVINTVLTNRQDVHYERLRENIDWGNPAAVDQINNLTANFNSYGMDGASVAIKQMVGLATKQAIILSFSDVFLILTVLFMAMILGVVMIKKPAPQGGGGGGH
- a CDS encoding HlyD family secretion protein, whose product is MSSSQKTNVARIVSDSAEAEAAKPEAVASADAPTAEARGAPQVQSVETMPDGKVEEKKKRRSLALPVIALALFAGGAWYGYEWWTNGRFMVSTDDAYIEGDIATISPKVTGYVAKVNVFANQQVKAGDVLATLDNGDYQNALEQAEAQIATEKLSLSRIDAQIEGAKAALAQAQASKVALEAAVRGAEITQKRQSELQAKAVGTTADLDNANIALDQAKANLIGGDASIKSSEANIAILDAQRKEAEGSVRTLELQRDKAARDLSFTVLKAPYDGVVGNRSVQEGDLVSPGQRLMALVPVRQLYIDANFKETQIQHLVPGSRVNVHVDAYDDHPIVGTVESISPASGSVFSLLPPENATGNFTKIIQRVPVRIALSQDALNSGRLRAGLSVVVDVDTRTAPAAEQAAK
- a CDS encoding TetR/AcrR family transcriptional regulator; its protein translation is MTEVFKDSVLEAPAASGRWAAGEDPAKRKQILEGAKRVFMKLGFDAASMNDVTREAGVSKGTLYVYFANKEELFTAMMETERAAFVASVRAALNANPDPDTALYDFGMTFVRHTTEEKVINAIRTVIGVRDRMPHLCQRFFTGPENIRTVLTDYLKTQVAAGHFVIEDVELAARQFLELCGGGFFKLRLLGDMAGPPSEEEMSRIIRGAIRVFLAAYGTHQNRSA